One region of Salvelinus namaycush isolate Seneca chromosome 3, SaNama_1.0, whole genome shotgun sequence genomic DNA includes:
- the mmp30 gene encoding matrix metallopeptidase 30 encodes MQDFFGLEVTGRLDSNTLEVMAKPRCGVTDVSRYGHFQGKPHWKQSIVTYRITEYTHDLSRREVDSTIAQAFKLYSDVIPLDFKQIYSDTADIMILFGAKYHGDFYPFDGPNGVLAHANSPGEGEGGDTHFDEDESWTLSQRGINLLLVAAHEFGHALGLDHSRDSSALMYPTYHFVNTKGYRLPADDRRGVQALYGVRTTPGQPEPTRPKPKPKPKPEPKPDPKPKPRPESRPNPPERCNRNLVFDAASTIRSELYFFKDGYYWKKSGYWNGVMTKTVKGTWPSISHVDAAYEYKGRDIALLFEGRRYWGTRGLTVLSGYPKSIYNFGFPSYVTKIDSAVHVASTGKTLFFVRNKYWSFNERMSTMDHGYPRRISQDFHGIGRKVDAAFENHGYLYFSDGPRQTEYHYPSKRVNRVLLNYGWLDCY; translated from the exons ATGCAGGACTTCTTTGGGCTGGAGGTGACAGGCAGGCTGGACTCGAACACCCTGGAGGTGATGGCCAAGCCCCGATGTGGGGTCACAGACGTGTCCCGCTACGGACACTTCCAGGGCAAGCCCCACTGGAAGCAGAGCATCGTCACTTACAG AATTACTGAGTACACGCATGACCTGAGTCGGCGTGAGGTGGACTCCACCATCGCCCAGGCCTTCAAGCTCTACAGCGACGTCATCCCACTGGACTTCAAGCAGATCTACAGTGACACCGCTGACATCATGATCCTGTTTGGAGCCAAAT ACCACGGTGACTTCTACCCCTTCGATGGGCCGAATGGTGTCTTGGCCCATGCAAACTCTCCAGGAGAAGGTGAAGGTGGTGACACACACTTTGATGAAGATGAGTCTTGGACTCTGAGCCAGAGAG GGATAAACCTGCTTCTGGTGGCGGCCCATGAGTTTGGCCATGCTCTTGGATTGGACCACTCACGAGACAGCTCAGCTCTGATGTACCCCACATATCACTTTGTGAACACAAAAGGATACAGGTTACCTGCAGACGACAGGCGGGGAGTACAGGCCTTGTACG GTGTCCGGACAACACCAGGTCAGCCGGAACCAACAAGACCCAAGCCTAAACCAAAGCCCAAACCAGAACCTAAGCCTGATCCTAAACCCAAGCCTAGACCAGAATCCAGACCAAACCCTCCAGAAAGATGCAACAGGAACCTTGTCTTTGATGCTGCCAGTACCATTCGGAGTGAGCTGTACTTCTTCAAAGATGG GTATTACTGGAAGAAGAGTGGCTATTGGAATGGAGTAATGACGAAGACAGTGAAGGGAACCTGGCCTAGCATTAGCCATGTTGATGCTGCATATGAATACAAGGGTCGAGACATCGCCTTACTATTTGAAG GAAGAAGGTACTGGGGCACAAGAGGCCTTACCGTCCTATCAGGTTATCCCAAATCCATCTACAACTTTGGCTTCCCCTCATACGTAACCAAGATAGACTCTGCAGTTCATGTGGCATCCACAGGGAAAACCCTATTCTTTGTGAGAAACAAATACTGGAG CTTCAATGAAAGGATGAGCACAATGGACCATGGCTACCCCAGAAGAATCTCCCAGGATTTTCATGGTATTGGCAGGAAAGTTGATGCTGCTTTTGAAAACCATG GTTACCTGTACTTTTCAGATGGCCCCAGGCAAACCGAATACCACTATCCATCAAAGAGGGTGAACCGTGTCTTGTTGAACTATGGATGGCTGGACTGCTACTAA